A region from the Rhinoderma darwinii isolate aRhiDar2 chromosome 2, aRhiDar2.hap1, whole genome shotgun sequence genome encodes:
- the LOC142740722 gene encoding chymotrypsin-like elastase family member 1 isoform X1, with amino-acid sequence MLTFLLLAAFVLGGHCDDNLRYLEDNTRVVGGSNAAKNGWPWQVSLQYLSGSSWYHTCGGSLIRANRVLTAAHCVDRANTYRVVLGDHNLSLNEGTEQVISVSAIRINSGWNTNNVAAGYDIAVLHLASSATLNSYVKLATLPADGAVLAHNYNCIISGWGRLSTGGSLPSILQQAPLPVVAHATCSTSSYWGSTVKTTMVCAGGNGVQAGCNGDSGGPLNCAVGGVYQVHGVTSFVSSLGCNAYLKPTVFTRVSAYISWINSVSFS; translated from the exons ATGTTAACATTCCTTCTACTCGCTGCATTTGTCCTTGGTG GACATTGCGATGATAATCTTCGCTACCTGGAAGACAATACACGTGTAGTGGGAGGATCAAATGCAGCCAAAAATGGCTGGCCATGGCAG GTATCTCTTCAGTATCTGTCTGGCAGCAGCTGGTACCACACCTGTGGCGGCTCCCTGATCCGTGCCAACCGTGTGCTGACCGCTGCCCACTGCGTGGACAG AGCCAACACCTACCGTGTGGTCTTGGGAGATCACAACCTGAGCCTTAATGAAGGTACCGAACAGGTTATCTCAGTGTCAGCAATTCGTATTAACTCAGGCTGGAACACCAACAATGTAGCTGCTGG ATATGATATTGCTGTCCTCCACCTGGCATCCAGTGCTACTCTGAACAGCTATGTGAAACTGGCCACACTGCCAGCAGATGGTGCCGTCCTTGCCCACAACTACAACTGCATCATTTCAGGATGGGGAAGACTTAGCA CTGGTGGCTCTCTGCCATCCATCCTCCAACAGGCCCCTCTGCCCGTTGTAGCCCACGCTACCTGCTCTACAAGCTCTTACTGGGGCAGCACTGTTAAAACCACCATGGTGTGTGCCGGTGGTAACGGAGTCCAAGCCGGATGCAAT GGAGATTCTGGTGGACCCCTGAACTGTGCTGTCGGTGGGGTCTATCAAGTCCATGGTGTCACCAGCTTTGTGTCTTCCCTTGGATGCAATGCTTACCTGAAACCCACAGTGTTTACCAGAGTGTCTGCTTACATCTCTTGGATCAACAGCGTAAGTTTCAGCTGA
- the LOC142740722 gene encoding chymotrypsin-like elastase family member 1 isoform X2, translating to MLTFLLLAAFVLGGHCDDNLRYLEDNTRVVGGSNAAKNGWPWQVSLQYLSGSSWYHTCGGSLIRANRVLTAAHCVDRANTYRVVLGDHNLSLNEGTEQVISVSAIRINSGWNTNNVAAGYDIAVLHLASSATLNSYVKLATLPADGAVLAHNYNCIISGWGRLSTGGSLPSILQQAPLPVVAHATCSTSSYWGSTVKTTMVCAGGNGVQAGCNGDSGGPLNCAVGGVYQVHGVTSFVSSLGCNAYLKPTVFTRVSAYISWINSNL from the exons ATGTTAACATTCCTTCTACTCGCTGCATTTGTCCTTGGTG GACATTGCGATGATAATCTTCGCTACCTGGAAGACAATACACGTGTAGTGGGAGGATCAAATGCAGCCAAAAATGGCTGGCCATGGCAG GTATCTCTTCAGTATCTGTCTGGCAGCAGCTGGTACCACACCTGTGGCGGCTCCCTGATCCGTGCCAACCGTGTGCTGACCGCTGCCCACTGCGTGGACAG AGCCAACACCTACCGTGTGGTCTTGGGAGATCACAACCTGAGCCTTAATGAAGGTACCGAACAGGTTATCTCAGTGTCAGCAATTCGTATTAACTCAGGCTGGAACACCAACAATGTAGCTGCTGG ATATGATATTGCTGTCCTCCACCTGGCATCCAGTGCTACTCTGAACAGCTATGTGAAACTGGCCACACTGCCAGCAGATGGTGCCGTCCTTGCCCACAACTACAACTGCATCATTTCAGGATGGGGAAGACTTAGCA CTGGTGGCTCTCTGCCATCCATCCTCCAACAGGCCCCTCTGCCCGTTGTAGCCCACGCTACCTGCTCTACAAGCTCTTACTGGGGCAGCACTGTTAAAACCACCATGGTGTGTGCCGGTGGTAACGGAGTCCAAGCCGGATGCAAT GGAGATTCTGGTGGACCCCTGAACTGTGCTGTCGGTGGGGTCTATCAAGTCCATGGTGTCACCAGCTTTGTGTCTTCCCTTGGATGCAATGCTTACCTGAAACCCACAGTGTTTACCAGAGTGTCTGCTTACATCTCTTGGATCAACAGC aaCCTGTAA